One segment of Rhizobium sp. NXC14 DNA contains the following:
- the ppk2 gene encoding polyphosphate kinase 2, with protein sequence MSKTHQDQLSRIKAEIADSFDEELEMQLEEDRLDDLVVEGMTEPAEQTLDRKIYFRELFRLQHELVRLQDWVQYKKLKVVVLFEGRDSAGKGGAIKRVTQRLNPRVCRTVALPAPTERERHQWYFQRYVPHLPTAGEIVLFDRSWYNRAGVERVMGFCTPDELEEFFRSVPEFERMLVRSGIVLIKYWFSITDEEQEFRFKMRIHDPLKQWKLSPMDMESRIHWEEYTKAKEEMLARTHTKEAPWWVVQAVDKKRARLNCIAHLLDQIPYEDVPKPEIQLPDRIRHADYIRAPVPADMYVPERY encoded by the coding sequence ATGTCTAAAACACATCAGGACCAGCTCAGCCGGATAAAGGCCGAAATCGCCGACAGCTTCGATGAGGAGCTGGAAATGCAGCTGGAGGAAGACCGGCTGGACGATCTGGTCGTCGAAGGAATGACGGAACCGGCGGAGCAGACGCTCGATCGGAAGATCTATTTCCGCGAGCTTTTCCGACTGCAGCACGAACTGGTTCGGCTGCAGGATTGGGTTCAGTACAAGAAGCTGAAGGTCGTCGTGCTTTTCGAAGGCCGGGATTCGGCCGGCAAGGGTGGCGCGATCAAGCGCGTAACCCAAAGGCTCAACCCGCGCGTCTGCCGCACAGTGGCACTGCCTGCGCCGACCGAACGGGAGCGCCATCAATGGTATTTCCAGCGTTATGTCCCGCATCTTCCCACCGCCGGCGAGATCGTGCTCTTCGACCGCAGCTGGTACAACCGCGCCGGCGTCGAGCGCGTGATGGGCTTCTGCACTCCTGACGAACTCGAGGAGTTCTTCCGCTCGGTGCCCGAATTCGAACGGATGCTCGTCCGATCCGGCATCGTGCTGATCAAATACTGGTTCTCGATCACCGACGAGGAACAGGAATTCCGCTTCAAGATGCGCATCCACGATCCGCTGAAGCAGTGGAAGCTTTCGCCGATGGACATGGAAAGCCGCATCCACTGGGAGGAATATACCAAGGCCAAGGAAGAAATGCTGGCGCGCACACACACCAAGGAGGCGCCCTGGTGGGTGGTGCAGGCCGTCGACAAGAAGCGGGCGCGGCTGAACTGCATCGCCCATCTTCTTGATCAGATTCCCTACGAGGACGTGCCGAAGCCTGAGATTCAGCTGCCGGATCGTATCCGTCATGCCGACTACATCAGGGCGCCGGTTCCGGCTGATATGTATGTGCCTGAGCGCTATTGA
- a CDS encoding carbohydrate ABC transporter permease, which translates to MNQPHPNGPKPARITAGRIGLYTFLVGAALFFLLPLYTMVVTSLKSMDEIRLGQIFALPATLDFSAWVTAWSGACMGTVCVGIRSGFWNSVAITVPSVALSVFIGAVNGYALSLWRPRGANALFGLLMAGGLIPYQIFLYPMVRAMANIGLYNSLAGIILVHVIFGLPLVTLLFRNYFVSVPEELCKAARVDGAGFWRIFFEIMLPIAVPMVVVVSMLQFTGIWNDFLLGLVFAGRDNLPMTVQLNNIVNTTMGERTYNVNMAATILTAIVPLAIYFLSGRWFVRGIAAGAVKG; encoded by the coding sequence ATGAACCAGCCTCACCCGAATGGGCCGAAGCCGGCACGGATCACGGCGGGACGCATCGGCCTTTATACCTTCTTGGTCGGCGCTGCGCTTTTCTTCCTTCTGCCGCTCTATACGATGGTCGTCACTTCGCTGAAGTCGATGGACGAAATCCGGCTCGGGCAGATCTTTGCCCTGCCTGCCACGCTCGATTTCTCCGCCTGGGTGACCGCCTGGTCGGGCGCCTGCATGGGAACCGTCTGCGTCGGCATTCGTAGCGGCTTCTGGAATTCGGTGGCGATCACCGTTCCATCCGTCGCGCTCTCGGTCTTCATCGGCGCCGTCAACGGCTATGCGCTGTCGCTCTGGCGGCCGCGTGGGGCAAATGCGCTCTTCGGCCTGCTGATGGCCGGTGGTCTGATCCCCTATCAGATCTTCCTCTATCCGATGGTTCGCGCCATGGCGAATATCGGTCTCTATAATTCGCTCGCCGGCATCATTCTCGTCCATGTCATCTTCGGACTGCCGCTGGTGACGCTGCTTTTCCGCAACTATTTCGTCAGCGTGCCGGAGGAGCTCTGCAAGGCGGCGCGCGTCGACGGCGCCGGCTTCTGGCGCATCTTCTTCGAGATCATGCTGCCGATCGCCGTGCCGATGGTGGTCGTGGTTTCGATGCTGCAATTCACCGGCATCTGGAACGACTTCCTGCTTGGCCTCGTCTTCGCCGGCCGGGACAACCTGCCGATGACCGTGCAGCTCAACAACATCGTCAACACCACGATGGGCGAGCGCACCTATAACGTGAACATGGCGGCGACGATCCTGACCGCCATCGTTCCGCTCGCCATCTATTTCCTGTCCGGCCGCTGGTTCGTGCGCGGCATCGCCGCCGGCGCAGTCAAGGGGTAA
- a CDS encoding pyridoxamine 5'-phosphate oxidase family protein — protein MAEQDDATRVWELIDRIGFCMLTTRNGDNLRARPMSAYSAQLENAVYFLTDLASNKDDEVARWPNVCLAFADTKAQKYLSVAGTAEVQNDREKIRELWATPAKAWWDNPDDPSIRILKVTPSSAEYWDSPGTIISYIKMAAAAITNSKPDMGDNAEVTL, from the coding sequence ATGGCCGAGCAGGATGACGCGACGCGGGTATGGGAATTGATCGACCGAATAGGCTTCTGCATGTTGACGACCCGCAACGGCGACAATCTGCGCGCCCGGCCGATGTCCGCCTATAGCGCGCAGCTTGAAAACGCGGTCTATTTTCTGACTGATCTCGCCAGTAACAAGGACGACGAGGTCGCCCGCTGGCCGAACGTCTGCCTGGCCTTTGCCGACACCAAGGCGCAGAAATATCTTTCCGTGGCGGGGACGGCCGAGGTGCAGAACGACCGCGAAAAGATCCGTGAATTGTGGGCAACGCCGGCAAAGGCATGGTGGGACAATCCCGACGATCCCTCCATCCGCATCCTCAAGGTTACCCCGTCTTCGGCTGAATATTGGGACAGCCCCGGCACCATCATCAGCTATATCAAAATGGCGGCCGCAGCGATCACAAACAGCAAACCTGATATGGGCGACAACGCCGAGGTCACGCTCTGA
- a CDS encoding sugar ABC transporter permease: protein MSVKRKRNLSATIALLPTWFAAVVVFIGTMAWSIRLSFTNSTLFPSSTYVGFAQYAKLFASAKWLASLQNVLIFGVLYVAGCLVLGFLLAAALDRKIRFESAFRAIFLYPYAMSFVVTGLIWQWMLNPTLGIQASVRSLGWESFVLDWVVNRDMAIYALVLAGVWQGAGLVMVIALAGIRGIEAEQWKAARIDGIPVWRIYVSIILPQLGPALAAAGMLLAMGVIKTYDIVVAMTNGGPGNATEVPAKFIMDNLFGRQNLGLATAGATVLVLGVVIAVAPFRYAMHMRNQAKGGA, encoded by the coding sequence ATGTCCGTCAAACGCAAGCGTAATCTTTCCGCCACCATCGCCCTCTTGCCGACTTGGTTCGCCGCGGTCGTGGTCTTCATCGGTACCATGGCCTGGTCGATCCGGCTGTCCTTCACCAACTCCACACTCTTTCCGTCCTCGACCTATGTCGGCTTTGCACAGTATGCGAAGCTCTTCGCTTCCGCCAAATGGCTCGCCTCGCTGCAAAACGTCTTGATCTTCGGCGTCCTCTATGTGGCCGGCTGTCTGGTGCTCGGCTTCTTGCTGGCCGCAGCACTGGACCGCAAGATCCGCTTCGAAAGCGCCTTCAGGGCGATCTTCCTCTATCCCTACGCCATGTCCTTCGTGGTGACGGGGCTGATCTGGCAATGGATGCTCAATCCGACACTCGGCATTCAGGCGAGTGTGCGTTCGCTTGGCTGGGAAAGCTTCGTCCTCGACTGGGTGGTCAATCGCGACATGGCGATCTATGCGCTGGTGCTCGCCGGCGTCTGGCAGGGCGCGGGGCTCGTCATGGTGATTGCCCTTGCCGGCATACGTGGCATCGAGGCCGAGCAATGGAAGGCGGCGCGCATCGACGGCATTCCCGTCTGGCGCATCTATGTCTCCATCATTCTGCCCCAGCTCGGGCCGGCGCTCGCCGCTGCCGGCATGCTGCTCGCCATGGGCGTGATCAAGACCTACGACATCGTCGTCGCCATGACCAATGGCGGCCCCGGCAATGCGACCGAAGTGCCGGCGAAATTCATCATGGACAATCTGTTCGGGCGCCAGAACCTCGGCCTTGCCACAGCAGGCGCGACGGTGCTCGTCCTCGGCGTCGTCATCGCAGTCGCGCCGTTCCGTTACGCGATGCACATGCGCAACCAGGCAAAGGGAGGGGCGTGA
- a CDS encoding LysR family transcriptional regulator: MKADLSDLNAFVAVARAGGFREAARASGSSASFLSEAVRRLEADLDVRLLNRTTRSVVTTEAGKGLLERLGPALTEVEAALDVVNRFRDRPAGSLRLNVPVSAARLVLPAIIPPFLAAYPDICLEIVAEESFVDVLAAGCDAGIRYDERLEQDMIAIPIGPRHQRFATAASPAYLDRRGRPRHPSELLDHACLLGRFASGALTTPWEYERDGEVVRVEPTGPLIVRVGGATDLSVDAAIAGTGIICIFEDWLRPHFDSGALEPVLEPWWQRFSGPFLYYPGRRLVPAPLRAFIDFVKASANWV, translated from the coding sequence GTGAAAGCAGACCTGAGTGACCTCAACGCCTTCGTCGCAGTGGCGCGGGCGGGTGGTTTTCGCGAGGCAGCGCGTGCCAGTGGCAGCAGCGCCTCCTTCTTGAGCGAAGCGGTGCGTCGCCTGGAGGCTGATCTCGACGTCAGGCTCCTCAATCGGACGACGCGTAGCGTCGTTACGACCGAAGCGGGCAAGGGTCTGCTGGAGCGGCTCGGCCCTGCTTTGACGGAGGTGGAGGCCGCGCTCGACGTGGTCAACCGCTTTCGCGACAGGCCGGCTGGCTCGCTGCGGCTCAATGTGCCGGTCAGCGCTGCGCGGCTGGTGCTGCCTGCCATCATCCCGCCATTCCTCGCCGCCTACCCCGACATTTGCCTGGAGATAGTCGCCGAGGAGAGCTTTGTCGACGTGCTCGCTGCCGGGTGTGACGCCGGCATCCGTTATGACGAGCGGCTGGAGCAGGATATGATCGCGATTCCGATTGGTCCGCGCCACCAGCGCTTTGCCACCGCGGCATCGCCTGCTTATCTCGACCGCCGAGGGCGGCCGCGACATCCGAGTGAACTCCTTGATCACGCCTGTTTGTTGGGCCGTTTTGCCAGCGGTGCGCTGACGACGCCATGGGAATATGAGCGGGACGGCGAGGTGGTGCGGGTCGAACCGACCGGCCCATTGATCGTCAGGGTCGGCGGGGCGACCGATCTTTCCGTCGACGCGGCGATAGCGGGCACAGGAATCATCTGCATTTTCGAGGATTGGCTGCGTCCGCATTTCGACAGCGGCGCACTGGAGCCCGTCCTCGAGCCGTGGTGGCAGCGCTTTTCAGGACCGTTTCTCTATTATCCCGGCCGGCGTCTGGTGCCTGCGCCGCTCAGGGCATTCATCGACTTCGTCAAGGCATCGGCCAACTGGGTTTGA
- a CDS encoding aldo/keto reductase family oxidoreductase — MSIIHQSGTFNIGDRKVRRLGYGAMQLAGPGVFGPPKDRGAALAVLREAVACGVNHIDTSDFYGPHVTNQIIREALHPYGDDLVIVTKVGARRGADGSWIPAFSRQELTQAVHDNLRNLGLEVLDVVNLRITFDLHSPAEGSIEAPLTVLADLQRQGLIRHIGLSNATSKQVAEGRGITEIVCVQNQYNLAHRNDDRLIDELARQGTAYVPFFPLGGFTPLQSSTLSNVGARLSATPMQVALAWLLRRAANILLIPGTSSLGHLRENLAAAGLVLPDDADEELNHMADIAA, encoded by the coding sequence ATGTCCATCATCCATCAATCCGGCACATTCAATATCGGCGACCGCAAGGTGAGGCGACTTGGCTATGGCGCCATGCAGCTGGCAGGGCCCGGCGTGTTCGGCCCGCCAAAGGATCGCGGCGCCGCTCTGGCGGTGCTGCGCGAGGCGGTCGCATGCGGCGTGAACCATATCGATACCAGCGATTTCTACGGCCCGCACGTGACCAATCAGATCATCCGTGAAGCGCTCCATCCCTATGGCGACGATCTCGTCATCGTCACCAAGGTCGGCGCGCGGCGCGGCGCGGACGGGTCCTGGATTCCGGCCTTCTCGCGCCAGGAACTGACGCAGGCGGTTCACGACAATCTTCGCAACCTCGGCCTCGAGGTGCTTGATGTCGTCAACCTCCGGATCACATTTGACCTGCATAGCCCGGCCGAAGGCTCGATAGAAGCACCCCTGACGGTTCTGGCTGATCTCCAGCGGCAAGGTCTGATCCGTCACATAGGTTTAAGCAACGCCACATCGAAACAGGTCGCCGAAGGCCGCGGGATCACCGAGATCGTCTGTGTGCAAAACCAGTACAATCTGGCGCATCGGAACGACGACCGGCTCATCGACGAGCTCGCCCGTCAGGGCACCGCCTATGTGCCGTTCTTCCCGCTCGGCGGCTTCACGCCGCTGCAATCGTCCACACTCTCCAATGTTGGCGCACGCCTCAGCGCCACGCCGATGCAGGTGGCGCTCGCCTGGCTGTTGCGCCGCGCAGCCAATATCCTGTTGATCCCCGGCACGTCGTCGCTCGGCCATCTCAGGGAGAATCTCGCTGCTGCCGGATTGGTGCTGCCGGATGATGCCGACGAGGAACTGAACCATATGGCTGACATCGCGGCCTGA
- a CDS encoding GMC family oxidoreductase: protein MSEIIYDALVIGSGAAGSFAVKELTAKGLSVLLLEAGPAVGPRDFNPARKKAPASSINIWERARATLKGQPIQARAAFFTERFSHFFVNDRKNPYTTPKNEPFLWIRGRQGGGRLHSFGRVLLRWTDDDFKIRSRTGKGVDWPISYDELAPFYGEVEAYLELYGNKDDVPTLPDGVYAKPASLTPAEQIFKQAVESRWPDRRVISWRYIAPDAERMPRPLRDAKATGRLTVRYDAVVRRITTDEKTGRATGAEFIDRNTGKVSTARAATIVLAASPIESVRLLLNSVSARHPDGLGNSSGALGRYFMDQLPCLAFGSFPKAKGWAVDDSAPVDPFYNPSGGIFIPRFDEGDAARGDFDYQGSIGRAPVSEDADARLAFFGFGRMLPYADNRITLDGKRKDAWNIPVPHIRCVMQEEERRLLRRQEETLIAMVKEVGGDLEFIGSPTGLKEMGRGAFPDADAFSRFMFRTWFRKTMCMGAAIHETGGARMGESPEASVLNPYNQLWDAPNVIVTDASAFPGSGIAGTTLTVMALTIRACRNLVDHYRTGLL, encoded by the coding sequence ATGTCTGAGATCATTTATGATGCGCTGGTGATCGGCTCCGGCGCGGCGGGTTCCTTCGCGGTCAAAGAGCTGACGGCCAAGGGCCTGTCGGTGCTGCTGCTCGAGGCTGGGCCGGCCGTCGGCCCCAGGGATTTCAACCCGGCACGCAAGAAGGCGCCGGCAAGCAGCATCAATATATGGGAGCGTGCGCGCGCCACCCTGAAGGGCCAGCCGATCCAGGCGCGGGCGGCCTTCTTTACCGAGCGCTTCAGCCACTTCTTCGTCAACGATCGCAAGAACCCCTATACGACGCCGAAGAACGAGCCCTTTCTCTGGATCCGCGGCCGCCAGGGCGGCGGGCGCCTGCACAGTTTCGGCCGCGTGCTGCTGCGCTGGACCGACGATGATTTCAAGATCCGATCGCGCACCGGAAAGGGCGTGGACTGGCCGATCTCCTATGACGAGCTTGCGCCCTTCTATGGCGAAGTCGAGGCCTATCTCGAGCTCTACGGCAACAAGGACGATGTGCCGACCTTGCCGGACGGCGTCTATGCGAAGCCGGCAAGCCTCACGCCCGCCGAGCAGATATTCAAGCAGGCTGTAGAAAGCCGCTGGCCGGACCGGCGCGTCATCTCCTGGCGCTATATAGCGCCCGACGCAGAACGCATGCCGCGACCGCTGCGGGACGCAAAGGCGACCGGCCGGCTGACGGTCCGTTATGACGCCGTCGTGCGTCGCATCACCACCGACGAAAAAACCGGCCGCGCCACCGGTGCGGAATTCATCGATCGCAACACGGGCAAGGTTTCGACGGCTCGCGCCGCGACAATCGTGCTTGCGGCCTCGCCGATCGAGAGCGTGCGGCTGCTGCTGAACTCGGTATCGGCAAGACATCCTGACGGGCTCGGAAACAGCTCGGGCGCGCTCGGGCGCTATTTCATGGATCAGCTTCCATGCCTTGCCTTTGGCTCCTTTCCCAAGGCGAAGGGTTGGGCCGTCGACGATTCCGCTCCTGTCGATCCCTTCTACAATCCGTCGGGTGGCATCTTCATCCCGCGTTTCGACGAGGGTGACGCCGCCCGCGGCGATTTCGACTATCAGGGCAGCATCGGCAGGGCGCCGGTTTCAGAGGATGCCGATGCGCGTCTCGCCTTCTTCGGCTTCGGCCGCATGCTGCCCTATGCCGATAATCGCATCACCCTCGATGGCAAGCGCAAGGACGCCTGGAACATTCCGGTGCCACACATTCGCTGCGTCATGCAGGAGGAGGAGCGGCGGCTGCTCCGCCGGCAGGAGGAGACGTTGATCGCCATGGTCAAAGAGGTCGGCGGCGATCTTGAATTCATCGGATCGCCCACCGGCCTCAAGGAGATGGGCAGAGGCGCCTTTCCCGACGCCGATGCCTTCAGCCGCTTCATGTTCCGCACATGGTTCCGCAAGACCATGTGCATGGGCGCAGCAATCCATGAAACCGGCGGTGCGCGCATGGGCGAAAGCCCGGAAGCTTCAGTGCTCAATCCCTACAATCAACTGTGGGATGCTCCGAACGTCATCGTCACCGACGCCAGCGCCTTTCCGGGCAGCGGCATCGCTGGCACGACGCTCACCGTCATGGCGCTGACCATCCGCGCCTGCCGCAACCTTGTCGACCACTACCGAACGGGACTGCTCTAG
- a CDS encoding alpha-ketoglutarate-dependent dioxygenase AlkB produces the protein MTVIAQKDLFGAADDGFPEGFRYSQDIVPVDLQRSVLEAIPALPLKAFDFHGFEGKRRTVSFGWKYDFDSQRMRKAEAIPSWLLPIREIAARFAEIVPEALEHILVTEYAPGAPIGWHKDKSVFGRIVGISLLSSCTFRLRRRNGDKWQRRSLVLEPGSAYVMAGASRTLWEHSIPPVDRLRYSITFRELAT, from the coding sequence GTGACCGTGATTGCACAGAAGGATCTCTTTGGCGCGGCCGACGACGGCTTTCCCGAGGGTTTCCGATATAGTCAGGATATTGTGCCCGTCGATCTGCAGCGCTCAGTTCTCGAAGCGATACCGGCCCTGCCGTTGAAAGCCTTCGACTTCCACGGGTTCGAAGGCAAACGCAGAACGGTCTCCTTCGGCTGGAAATACGACTTCGATAGTCAGCGCATGAGAAAAGCAGAGGCGATACCGTCATGGTTGCTCCCCATTCGCGAGATCGCCGCACGCTTCGCGGAAATTGTGCCGGAGGCGCTCGAACATATTCTCGTGACGGAATACGCACCCGGCGCGCCGATCGGCTGGCACAAGGATAAATCTGTGTTCGGCCGCATCGTCGGCATCTCCCTGCTTTCGTCCTGCACCTTTAGGCTGAGGCGCCGGAATGGCGACAAGTGGCAGCGGCGATCGCTCGTGCTTGAACCCGGCTCCGCCTACGTCATGGCCGGCGCCTCAAGAACGCTCTGGGAGCATTCCATCCCGCCTGTCGATCGGCTGCGTTATTCGATCACCTTCCGGGAGTTGGCCACCTAA
- a CDS encoding ATP-binding cassette domain-containing protein encodes MQSAVSVKDLKIAYGDHTVIEKMSIDIAPREFLVLLGPSGCGKSTLLNAIAGLQDITAGEIWISGKNVSWEEPKDRGIGMVFQSYALYPRMSVRKNLSFGLRVAGLPKAEIEARVARTAALLHLDTLLDRRPAELSGGQRQRVAIGRALVREVDMFLFDEPLSNLDAKLRNELRVEIKKLHQSLGNTMIYVTHDQVEALTLADRIAIMRDGVIQQLASPAEIYRRPANLFVAGFIGAPAMNFVEGRIERGGGAPVFRSNGLTVDLTDYTFRTAAVEGPVTLGFRPEHLVLDGAASGLPTIAGRVSVVEPMGSDAIVWFDWAEHSLSLRFMGDVDFKPGDAMAPGLDITKASLFAADGSRL; translated from the coding sequence ATGCAATCTGCTGTCTCCGTCAAGGATCTGAAGATCGCCTATGGCGACCATACAGTGATCGAGAAGATGTCGATCGACATCGCGCCGCGCGAATTCCTGGTGCTGCTCGGCCCTTCGGGCTGCGGCAAGTCCACGCTTCTGAACGCCATCGCCGGGTTGCAGGACATTACTGCAGGCGAAATCTGGATCTCGGGCAAGAATGTCAGCTGGGAGGAGCCGAAGGACCGTGGCATCGGCATGGTCTTCCAGTCCTACGCACTCTACCCGCGCATGTCGGTCCGCAAGAACCTCTCCTTCGGGCTTCGCGTCGCAGGCCTGCCAAAGGCCGAGATCGAGGCACGCGTCGCCCGCACGGCCGCGCTCCTCCATCTCGACACATTGCTCGACCGGCGTCCTGCCGAGCTGTCCGGCGGCCAGCGGCAGCGCGTCGCCATCGGCCGGGCACTGGTGCGAGAAGTGGATATGTTCCTCTTCGACGAGCCGCTGTCGAATCTCGACGCCAAGCTGCGCAACGAATTGCGCGTCGAGATCAAGAAGCTGCATCAAAGCCTCGGCAACACCATGATTTACGTGACCCACGATCAGGTCGAGGCCCTGACGCTCGCCGACCGCATCGCCATCATGCGCGACGGCGTGATCCAGCAGCTTGCTTCGCCGGCCGAGATCTACCGCCGTCCGGCCAATCTCTTCGTCGCCGGCTTCATCGGTGCTCCGGCGATGAATTTCGTCGAGGGCCGGATCGAGCGCGGCGGCGGAGCACCCGTCTTCAGAAGCAACGGCCTAACCGTCGACCTCACCGACTATACCTTTCGCACGGCTGCCGTGGAAGGACCTGTTACGTTAGGCTTTCGCCCTGAGCACCTTGTGCTCGACGGGGCGGCAAGCGGGCTTCCCACGATTGCTGGCCGTGTTTCCGTCGTCGAGCCGATGGGTTCGGATGCCATCGTCTGGTTCGACTGGGCGGAGCACAGTCTCTCCCTTCGTTTCATGGGCGACGTCGACTTCAAGCCCGGCGATGCCATGGCTCCGGGCCTTGATATCACCAAGGCGTCACTCTTCGCTGCCGATGGATCGCGGCTTTGA
- a CDS encoding ABC transporter substrate-binding protein: protein MKTMMKLFLAGVAFAGFFAAAHAEDKPTIEIMSSWTSGGEAAALNVIRSEFEKRGGVWKDSSIAGFGAADAAFQNRIVAGDAPGAKQGVIGLAAADFVSQGLFNPIDDVAAAGKWTDALPKSIHDLISYDGKVYLAPTGAHGESWVFYSKEAFSKAGISQEPKSWDEFFADLDKLKAAGIIPVAWGGQPWQQTKVFNMILLSQVGTDGFLKIYADKDKGEASVEGVKKTLEILGRLRGYVDAGAAGRNWNDATAMLITDKAGVQFMGDWAKGEFTVAGQEPGKDYGCMIAPESKGMVYIADALWFPKTGNAQTDKAQKLLAEVVMDPTVQVEFALKKGSVPMRSDVDKSKLDACAQKGLELMSAGAIVPDQAIVLTPQQVGALDDFVDEYWSGGSNDAGTAAENFFAIFE, encoded by the coding sequence ATGAAGACCATGATGAAGCTTTTTCTTGCCGGCGTGGCTTTCGCCGGTTTCTTCGCCGCGGCGCATGCCGAGGACAAGCCGACGATCGAGATCATGTCCTCCTGGACGTCGGGCGGCGAAGCCGCGGCCCTGAACGTCATCAGAAGCGAATTCGAAAAGCGCGGCGGCGTCTGGAAGGATTCCTCGATCGCCGGTTTCGGCGCGGCCGATGCCGCCTTCCAGAACCGCATCGTTGCCGGTGACGCGCCGGGCGCCAAGCAGGGCGTCATCGGTCTTGCCGCCGCCGATTTCGTCAGCCAGGGCCTGTTCAATCCAATAGACGACGTAGCCGCCGCCGGCAAATGGACCGATGCCCTGCCGAAATCGATCCATGACCTCATTTCCTATGATGGCAAGGTCTATCTCGCTCCAACAGGTGCTCATGGCGAAAGCTGGGTCTTCTATTCCAAGGAAGCCTTCAGCAAGGCCGGTATTTCGCAGGAACCGAAGAGCTGGGACGAGTTTTTCGCCGATCTCGACAAGCTCAAGGCCGCCGGTATCATCCCGGTCGCCTGGGGCGGCCAGCCCTGGCAGCAGACCAAGGTCTTCAACATGATCCTGCTCTCCCAGGTCGGGACCGACGGTTTCCTGAAGATCTACGCCGACAAGGACAAAGGCGAAGCCTCCGTCGAGGGCGTGAAGAAGACGCTGGAAATCCTCGGCAGGCTGCGCGGCTATGTCGATGCGGGTGCGGCCGGCCGCAACTGGAACGACGCAACCGCCATGCTGATCACGGACAAGGCCGGCGTGCAGTTCATGGGCGATTGGGCCAAGGGCGAATTCACAGTTGCCGGCCAGGAGCCGGGCAAGGATTATGGCTGCATGATCGCTCCTGAATCCAAGGGCATGGTCTATATCGCCGACGCCCTCTGGTTCCCGAAGACCGGCAACGCCCAGACCGACAAGGCGCAGAAGCTTCTCGCCGAGGTCGTCATGGACCCGACCGTCCAGGTCGAATTCGCCCTCAAGAAGGGCTCGGTTCCGATGCGCTCCGATGTCGACAAGTCGAAACTCGATGCCTGCGCCCAAAAGGGTCTAGAGCTGATGAGCGCCGGCGCCATTGTGCCGGATCAGGCGATCGTGCTCACGCCCCAGCAGGTCGGCGCGCTCGACGATTTCGTCGACGAATATTGGAGCGGCGGTTCGAACGACGCGGGGACCGCTGCCGAAAACTTCTTCGCCATCTTCGAGTAG
- a CDS encoding sugar phosphate isomerase/epimerase, which translates to MATDDRLRFGVDLVTFFHPGFWGVGSHDAIVDHARAAPRAFWDKILDSVQASGVTGVELTFSPFNWQDAIKTYGSIDGFAAELARRGLTLCSGFFAELEAAGDFTEPEAQRALIDKAERYADFLKTCGSDIMVIGAPLRQTLGAQPVQFHGFDRAKSIADFLNRLGATLYARGVRLALHTEAHSVFASARDVDLMMLLTDPAYVHMCPDTAHIIVAGSDPVQLVDRHHERMIIAHWKDAMGPMPADTPIDKHIHERHQPYFCGFGLGRVDWPAWIRLLRDRAYEGWAILELDAAPDPVRDIANGLTLVRQALLPIYR; encoded by the coding sequence ATGGCCACTGACGACAGACTACGCTTCGGCGTCGATCTCGTGACGTTCTTCCATCCCGGCTTCTGGGGCGTCGGCAGCCATGATGCGATTGTCGACCATGCACGCGCCGCGCCGCGTGCCTTCTGGGACAAGATCCTCGACAGCGTCCAGGCTTCCGGCGTCACCGGTGTCGAGTTGACCTTCTCTCCCTTCAACTGGCAGGACGCGATCAAGACCTATGGTTCGATTGACGGCTTTGCCGCCGAACTGGCAAGGCGCGGGCTGACGCTTTGCAGCGGCTTCTTCGCAGAGCTCGAGGCAGCCGGAGACTTTACCGAGCCTGAAGCCCAGCGCGCGCTGATCGACAAGGCGGAACGCTATGCCGATTTCCTGAAGACCTGCGGCAGCGACATCATGGTGATCGGTGCGCCCTTACGCCAGACCCTTGGCGCCCAGCCGGTGCAGTTCCACGGTTTCGACCGTGCCAAATCAATCGCCGATTTCTTGAACCGGCTCGGCGCGACCCTTTATGCCAGGGGCGTGCGGCTTGCGCTGCACACTGAGGCGCATTCGGTCTTTGCCAGCGCGCGCGACGTCGACCTGATGATGCTGCTGACCGATCCGGCCTATGTGCATATGTGCCCCGACACGGCCCATATCATCGTTGCCGGCTCCGACCCCGTTCAGCTCGTCGATCGCCATCACGAGCGGATGATCATCGCTCACTGGAAGGATGCGATGGGTCCGATGCCTGCCGACACCCCGATCGACAAGCACATCCACGAACGCCATCAGCCCTATTTCTGCGGCTTCGGCCTCGGACGGGTCGACTGGCCGGCCTGGATCCGGCTGCTGCGCGACCGGGCCTATGAAGGCTGGGCGATCCTAGAACTCGATGCCGCGCCGGATCCGGTCCGCGACATTGCCAACGGGCTCACGCTCGTCCGGCAGGCGCTCCTGCCGATCTACCGCTGA